ACTCGACTGCGACAACGATCAAATACCGGAGACATGCTGATTAATTGGAAACACGTGTTTAGAGAGAGATTCAAACTGAGGAGGTCTTGGCTCTCGGGGCAATGCCATGTACGCACCTTTGAAGGTCACACTGGAGGAATTAGTTGCATTCAATTAGATAGAAATCGTATCGTTAGTGGTTCACATGATAAAACTATCAGAGTATGGAATATTAAGACTAATAGCCCATGGTCTGTCATGACTCTAAGTGGACATTCTGGGGAAGTTCGATGTTTATATCTGGAAGGGAATAGACTTGTAAGCGGAAGTGCGGATTCTACCATCAAAGTTTGGGATTTGGACATACAATCCGAATGGTCTTCCATTGCTTGTAAAGTGACTATGGTTGGGCATTTAGATAAAGTCCGTGCAGTTACCATGAATAGAAATAAGGATTTAGTAATTAGTGGCTCTTATGATCAAACAGTTAAAATTTGGTGCCTTAAAACTGGTTCATGCAAAAGAACTCTAAGAGGGCATGAAGGACCCGTTTTATGTGTTCATTGGGCTGGGTTTACATTGCTCTCAGGGTCAGCTGATAAAACAATCAAGGTAATTACttgtttctttcctttttattgGAAAAGTCTGATACACTATCCCATTCCATAATCCCTTTAGCAATGGTCTGTTGAGACTGGAGAATGTATTCGCACACTCACCGGGCATGGTGATGCTGTAACATGTATATCCCTTGAAACAGATAGAATTGTGACTGGCTCCTTGGATCGAACGATTAAATTATGGGATTCTAAGACGGGAAAATGTGTCTCAACTCTGGATTGGATGTCATCTGAAGGGCACACGGGAGTTATTCGTTGCCTTCAAGCCGACAACTGGCGAATTGTTTCTGCAGCTGATGATAAAACGATTAAAGTATTAagttcattataaatttaactagtgttgtgtcggtccttatttattcggtccagtccagtcttaagactgTTCCTTAATACTGTTGATCTTAagaactgtcag
The Lepeophtheirus salmonis chromosome 10, UVic_Lsal_1.4, whole genome shotgun sequence DNA segment above includes these coding regions:
- the LOC121125190 gene encoding uncharacterized protein; this encodes MRKKSKCDKGRSNGPDLNGEIMSPGEFKIRLDALCSWVEDCNEYQKDAILRTLFPHLGASQLHWLSLQCPDLHAQCPSGCNDFIQKLPIHCAYKILSYLDPSSLTASAQVCKYWRDLSNADWLWHRLCFIQKWRLSSFGSRDQITRLRQRSNTGDMLINWKHVFRERFKLRRSWLSGQCHVRTFEGHTGGISCIQLDRNRIVSGSHDKTIRVWNIKTNSPWSVMTLSGHSGEVRCLYLEGNRLVSGSADSTIKVWDLDIQSEWSSIACKVTMVGHLDKVRAVTMNRNKDLVISGSYDQTVKIWCLKTGSCKRTLRGHEGPVLCVHWAGFTLLSGSADKTIKQWSVETGECIRTLTGHGDAVTCISLETDRIVTGSLDRTIKLWDSKTGKCVSTLDWMSSEGHTGVIRCLQADNWRIVSAADDKTIKVWSLETGRRLVTLKSHTDGVTCLQFNDFCIVSGSYDKTVKLWDFTVC